A DNA window from Parabacteroides johnsonii DSM 18315 contains the following coding sequences:
- a CDS encoding NADH:flavin oxidoreductase, which translates to MEKESVLFTPGKIGPLTLRNRTIRAAAFESMCPGNAPSDMLYDYHKSVAVGGIGMTTLAYAAVTQSGLSFERQLWMRPDIIPGLKRITDAIHKEGAAASVQLGHCGNMSHKNICGCRPISASGGFNIYSPTLVRGMKPSEITAMAKAFGQAVHLAREAGMDAVEIHAGHGYLISQFLSPYTNHRKDEYGGSLQNRMRFMKMCMDEVMKAAGQDMAVLVKMNMRDGFKGGMELDETLEVARTLQDECGAHALILSGGFVSRAPMYVMRGSMPIHTMTHYMPFGWLPLGVKMAGRFMIPSEPFKEAYFLEDALKFRAALKMPLVYVGGLTSREKIDEVLNDGFEFVSMARALLNDPSFVNKMKEDEHARCDCGHSNYCIARMYSIEMACHKHIQNLPKSIIKEIEKLEYK; encoded by the coding sequence ATGGAAAAAGAATCTGTACTGTTCACTCCCGGTAAAATCGGGCCGTTGACCCTGAGAAACCGGACGATACGGGCAGCTGCATTTGAAAGCATGTGCCCGGGAAACGCGCCTTCCGACATGTTGTACGATTACCATAAATCGGTTGCCGTCGGCGGGATCGGTATGACGACTTTGGCCTATGCGGCTGTTACGCAAAGTGGACTTTCTTTCGAGCGTCAGCTCTGGATGCGCCCGGATATCATCCCCGGATTAAAACGTATCACTGATGCCATCCACAAAGAAGGAGCGGCCGCCTCCGTACAACTCGGACATTGCGGGAACATGTCCCACAAAAATATCTGCGGATGCAGGCCTATCTCCGCATCCGGCGGTTTCAATATCTATTCCCCCACTCTTGTCCGGGGAATGAAACCTTCCGAAATCACAGCGATGGCAAAAGCGTTCGGACAAGCAGTTCATCTGGCACGCGAAGCCGGAATGGATGCTGTGGAAATACACGCCGGTCACGGTTATCTGATCAGCCAGTTCCTTTCTCCTTATACCAACCACCGGAAAGATGAATATGGCGGCAGCTTGCAAAACCGGATGCGTTTTATGAAAATGTGCATGGACGAAGTGATGAAAGCAGCCGGACAGGATATGGCAGTACTGGTAAAGATGAATATGCGCGACGGCTTCAAAGGAGGAATGGAGCTGGATGAGACACTCGAGGTAGCCCGTACCTTGCAGGACGAATGTGGAGCACATGCTTTGATACTTAGCGGTGGCTTCGTCAGCCGTGCTCCGATGTACGTGATGCGGGGGTCCATGCCGATTCATACGATGACGCATTATATGCCTTTCGGTTGGTTGCCGCTTGGAGTCAAAATGGCCGGACGGTTCATGATCCCGTCTGAACCATTCAAAGAGGCTTACTTCCTGGAAGATGCACTGAAGTTCAGGGCAGCGTTGAAAATGCCGCTTGTCTATGTAGGCGGTCTGACCTCACGCGAGAAGATAGACGAAGTCTTGAACGACGGTTTCGAATTCGTGAGTATGGCGCGGGCCTTGCTCAACGATCCGTCATTCGTAAACAAGATGAAGGAAGACGAACATGCCCGTTGCGACTGCGGACATAGCAACTATTGTATCGCTCGCATGTACTCCATCGAAATGGCATGCCATAAACATATTCAGAACTTGCCTAAAAGCATTATTAAAGAAATAGAGAAATTAGAATACAAGTAA
- a CDS encoding EFR1 family ferrodoxin (N-terminal region resembles flavodoxins. C-terminal ferrodoxin region binds two 4Fe-4S clusters.), giving the protein MIFYFTGTGNSLWVAKTLSETLGEPLISIADELHKEEKDLIYPVRPDEKILFVYPVHSWGPAVLVIRFISRLTLTGYTGQPVYSVSTCGDECGYTDRLIGKALGKRAISLTAAYSVIMPNNYILLPGFDVDGKDVEERKLQDAPARVAEIIRVIREHQQNTLYQTGSMPGLKSYWIYPLFAHLAIGSNSFRVTDACISCGLCERICPTGTISLQGGKPVWANTCVQCVACIHRCPVRAIEYGKGTLKKGRYHHPEINNKQNR; this is encoded by the coding sequence ATGATATTTTACTTTACCGGAACAGGGAACTCCCTTTGGGTGGCAAAGACGTTGAGTGAAACGTTGGGAGAACCGTTGATCTCAATTGCAGATGAATTGCATAAGGAAGAAAAAGACTTGATTTATCCGGTTCGTCCGGATGAAAAGATTTTGTTTGTCTATCCCGTGCATTCCTGGGGACCGGCGGTGCTTGTTATCCGCTTTATCTCCCGTCTGACTTTAACCGGATATACCGGGCAACCGGTCTATTCTGTTTCTACCTGTGGAGATGAATGTGGATATACGGATCGGCTGATCGGGAAAGCGTTAGGAAAAAGAGCTATATCACTTACGGCAGCATACTCTGTTATTATGCCGAATAATTATATCTTGCTGCCTGGTTTCGATGTAGACGGTAAAGATGTAGAGGAACGGAAATTGCAAGATGCCCCGGCACGTGTCGCTGAGATTATCAGAGTAATCCGGGAACATCAGCAGAATACTTTGTATCAAACAGGGAGTATGCCCGGTTTGAAAAGTTACTGGATTTATCCTCTTTTCGCACATCTGGCCATCGGAAGTAATTCTTTCCGGGTAACGGATGCCTGTATTTCCTGTGGGTTATGTGAACGGATTTGTCCGACCGGAACGATCAGTCTGCAGGGAGGGAAGCCTGTTTGGGCGAATACCTGTGTGCAGTGTGTCGCTTGCATTCATCGCTGTCCGGTTCGTGCGATCGAATATGGGAAGGGAACGCTGAAAAAAGGGCGATATCATCACCCTGAGATAAATAATAAACAAAACAGATAG
- a CDS encoding DUF1295 domain-containing protein, producing the protein MTIEHFTLFLIVMAAIAAIVFIALYFVEAGYGMLFDKKWGFPIPNKIAWICMEAPVFIVMFLLWNGSERQFEAVPFLIFLFFELHYFQRSFIFPLLIKGKSKMPAGIMLMGITFNLLNGYMQGEWIFHLAPQDMYTESWLYSPQFITGTILFFTGMAINIQSDHIVRHLRKPGDTNHYLPQKGLFRYVTSANYFGEIVEWCGFAILTWSASGAVFAWWTFANLVPRANTIYHKYKAMFGNELENRKRVIPFIY; encoded by the coding sequence ATGACAATTGAACATTTCACCTTATTTCTAATCGTAATGGCAGCTATCGCCGCCATTGTTTTCATAGCCCTTTACTTCGTTGAAGCCGGTTATGGAATGTTGTTCGATAAAAAATGGGGATTTCCGATACCGAACAAGATCGCTTGGATTTGTATGGAAGCTCCGGTTTTTATCGTCATGTTTTTGTTATGGAACGGATCGGAACGGCAGTTCGAGGCAGTACCGTTCCTGATATTTTTATTCTTCGAACTGCATTATTTCCAACGGTCTTTTATTTTTCCATTGCTGATAAAAGGCAAAAGCAAAATGCCGGCAGGCATCATGCTTATGGGAATCACCTTTAACCTCTTGAACGGCTATATGCAGGGAGAATGGATTTTCCATCTGGCACCGCAGGATATGTATACGGAAAGTTGGTTGTACAGCCCTCAATTTATCACCGGGACCATCTTATTTTTCACCGGCATGGCAATTAATATCCAATCGGACCATATTGTCCGCCATCTCAGAAAGCCTGGCGACACGAATCATTATCTACCCCAAAAAGGCCTGTTCCGATATGTGACATCAGCTAACTACTTCGGGGAGATTGTGGAATGGTGCGGATTTGCAATCCTGACCTGGAGCGCAAGCGGGGCTGTTTTCGCTTGGTGGACATTTGCAAACCTTGTACCTCGCGCAAATACCATCTACCATAAATACAAAGCGATGTTTGGCAACGAACTGGAAAACCGGAAACGGGTTATTCCTTTTATATATTGA
- a CDS encoding response regulator transcription factor — MNDLFNILIFSKDYNQGAIIQDYIKATGYNSQVFDQEKAAYEGLLSGNFTFCIIDHDIDTNETRTLAAMIKSSENIIPVVFLCEHPTREEIALLFSFHADDVIRKPIDADILQARIKAIQSRYRPQHKKEARVYLFGKFKFDLPKQLLSIEGKTTKLTTKEADLLTLLCQHANNMVERIHALQVIWKSDNYFSARSMDVYITKLRKLLQDDPTIKIINIHGRGYKLSTREDDN, encoded by the coding sequence ATGAACGATCTTTTTAACATTCTCATTTTCAGTAAAGACTATAATCAGGGAGCGATCATCCAGGACTATATAAAAGCTACCGGATACAACTCACAAGTATTCGATCAGGAAAAGGCGGCATATGAGGGTCTCCTTTCCGGAAATTTCACATTCTGTATTATCGACCACGATATAGACACGAATGAAACACGGACATTGGCTGCCATGATCAAAAGTTCGGAAAATATCATACCAGTCGTTTTCCTATGCGAACATCCGACGAGAGAAGAAATAGCACTACTGTTTTCATTCCATGCGGACGATGTGATACGCAAACCTATTGACGCTGATATCTTACAGGCTCGGATTAAGGCGATACAAAGCCGTTACCGACCTCAGCACAAGAAGGAGGCCAGGGTCTATCTTTTCGGGAAATTCAAATTCGACTTGCCCAAACAGCTCTTGTCCATAGAAGGCAAAACGACCAAGCTGACGACCAAAGAGGCTGATTTGCTCACATTGTTGTGCCAACACGCAAACAATATGGTAGAGAGGATACACGCCCTGCAAGTCATATGGAAAAGCGATAACTATTTCAGTGCCCGTAGCATGGATGTTTATATCACCAAATTACGCAAATTATTGCAGGATGATCCTACTATCAAAATTATAAACATTCACGGAAGAGGTTATAAATTATCAACGCGCGAAGATGACAATTGA
- the pth gene encoding aminoacyl-tRNA hydrolase: protein MKYLITGLGNIGSEYLGTRHNIGFRVVNALAEDAGIPFTEERYGAIARMRVKNCELIVLKPNTFMNLSGNAVRYWLQKENIPVENLLVVVDDLALPFGTLRLKPKGSDAGHNGLKNIQQLLGTQEYSRLRFGIGSDFPRGGQINYVLGKFPPEELQEMPDKMKRAVEIIKSFCLAGIQNTMNQFNNK, encoded by the coding sequence ATGAAATATCTGATAACAGGACTTGGAAATATCGGCTCCGAATATTTAGGGACCCGTCATAACATCGGATTCCGCGTTGTAAATGCATTGGCTGAAGATGCCGGCATCCCTTTCACAGAAGAACGTTATGGTGCAATCGCACGGATGCGTGTCAAGAACTGTGAGCTGATCGTACTGAAGCCTAACACATTCATGAACCTGAGCGGCAATGCTGTCCGCTACTGGTTACAGAAAGAAAATATTCCGGTAGAGAATCTGTTAGTCGTAGTGGACGATCTGGCACTCCCGTTCGGGACACTCCGCCTGAAGCCGAAAGGCAGTGATGCAGGACACAACGGATTGAAAAACATCCAACAGCTGTTAGGCACACAAGAATACAGCCGCCTTCGTTTCGGTATCGGCAGTGATTTCCCGCGTGGAGGACAAATCAACTATGTACTTGGCAAGTTTCCTCCGGAAGAACTCCAGGAGATGCCGGATAAGATGAAACGGGCGGTAGAAATCATCAAAAGCTTCTGCCTGGCCGGTATACAGAATACGATGAATCAATTTAATAATAAATAA
- a CDS encoding TlpA disulfide reductase family protein, with protein MKRLVATVLVALTLVSCQETPKGYVINGEVTGRTDGKVYLKSFRNKMFFDIDTAELKEGKFTFKGEVDQPLLFGLATEDMNYPVQFFVENTNMDVRISNDGETITVRNSPVNTIFQENAEKVFEEGYDIDSLITKYPASPAAAFYLYRYFTYQLPLDELKATRAKISPELAGCPYVKDLDGIIKQLENVQIGKVAPEFSLPDTAGVSVSLSDFRGKYVLLDFWASWCPPCRRENPNVVKAFNEYKDKNFTIVGISLDKDKSKWLKAITDDNLAWTHLSDLKYWDSEIPALYGVRGIPANVLLDPDGVIVAKNITGEDLHKKLKEVIK; from the coding sequence ATGAAACGATTAGTAGCGACAGTCCTGGTGGCCTTGACGTTGGTGAGTTGCCAGGAAACACCGAAAGGTTATGTAATAAATGGAGAAGTGACTGGCAGAACGGATGGGAAAGTTTATCTTAAGTCCTTCCGGAATAAGATGTTTTTTGATATCGATACGGCAGAATTAAAAGAGGGAAAGTTTACTTTTAAGGGAGAAGTGGATCAGCCTTTATTGTTTGGTCTGGCAACAGAAGACATGAATTATCCGGTTCAGTTCTTTGTCGAAAATACGAATATGGATGTGCGGATAAGTAATGACGGCGAAACGATTACGGTCCGGAACTCTCCTGTCAATACGATCTTTCAGGAGAATGCCGAAAAGGTTTTTGAAGAAGGGTATGACATAGACAGTCTGATCACTAAGTACCCGGCTTCGCCTGCCGCCGCTTTTTACCTGTATCGTTATTTCACTTACCAATTGCCGCTGGATGAACTGAAAGCAACTCGTGCCAAGATTTCTCCCGAACTGGCCGGTTGTCCGTATGTAAAAGATTTGGATGGTATTATCAAGCAGCTGGAAAATGTGCAGATAGGGAAGGTGGCTCCTGAATTTTCATTACCTGATACAGCGGGAGTATCTGTTTCGCTTTCTGATTTCAGAGGTAAATATGTGCTGTTGGATTTCTGGGCTTCCTGGTGTCCTCCTTGTCGTCGCGAGAATCCGAATGTAGTAAAGGCGTTTAATGAATATAAAGATAAAAACTTCACGATTGTGGGGATTTCTCTGGATAAGGATAAAAGTAAGTGGCTGAAAGCAATTACCGACGATAATCTGGCCTGGACACATCTTTCCGATTTGAAATATTGGGATTCGGAAATTCCGGCTCTTTACGGGGTTCGTGGTATTCCGGCCAATGTCCTGTTAGATCCGGATGGAGTGATTGTCGCTAAAAACATTACTGGCGAGGATTTGCATAAAAAACTAAAAGAAGTAATCAAATAA
- a CDS encoding SDR family oxidoreductase — protein MEKGLAIITGADGGMGQVITAALAKEGYPVIMACLDPKKAVPVCTRIQQETGNTQIEVREINLASLSSVNNFTGQLLKEGRPVSLLMNNAGILTTPVRKTEDGLETIVSVNYVAPYMLTRQLLPLMQPGCRIVNTVSCTYAIGRIEPDFFEKGKNGRFFRIPVYGNTKLALLLFTQELAKRIQDKGITINASDPGIVSTNMITMQAWFDPLTDILFRPFIKTPAQGAATAIHLALSNEAKDKNGCCYANCKKRNVPERIRHHTQQKQLWDDTEILLRQKGIRF, from the coding sequence ATGGAAAAAGGATTAGCCATCATAACCGGTGCCGACGGAGGCATGGGACAAGTAATCACGGCAGCCCTCGCAAAAGAAGGCTATCCGGTGATTATGGCTTGCCTCGATCCGAAAAAAGCCGTCCCCGTATGCACCCGGATCCAGCAAGAAACCGGTAACACTCAGATCGAAGTGCGGGAAATCAATCTCGCTTCCCTCTCATCCGTAAACAATTTCACCGGTCAATTATTAAAAGAAGGACGTCCCGTCAGCCTCCTGATGAACAATGCCGGAATCCTGACGACTCCGGTACGCAAAACTGAAGATGGGTTGGAAACAATCGTAAGCGTCAATTATGTGGCACCCTACATGCTCACCCGCCAGTTATTACCCCTGATGCAACCGGGATGCCGCATTGTAAACACAGTATCCTGCACGTATGCTATCGGCCGGATCGAACCAGACTTCTTTGAAAAAGGGAAGAACGGACGCTTTTTCCGCATTCCGGTCTATGGGAATACCAAGCTGGCCTTGCTTCTGTTCACACAGGAACTTGCCAAGCGGATTCAGGACAAGGGCATCACCATAAATGCATCAGACCCAGGAATTGTTAGTACAAACATGATCACGATGCAAGCCTGGTTCGACCCGCTTACCGACATCCTGTTCCGCCCCTTTATCAAAACACCGGCCCAAGGTGCGGCAACCGCCATCCACCTGGCTCTTTCGAATGAGGCGAAAGATAAAAACGGTTGTTGTTATGCCAATTGTAAAAAGAGGAATGTGCCGGAACGCATCCGGCATCATACACAGCAAAAACAACTTTGGGACGATACGGAAATCTTGCTCCGGCAAAAAGGAATCCGGTTCTGA
- a CDS encoding 50S ribosomal protein L25/general stress protein Ctc, with translation MKTFQLEGKSREVAATSADQKRALKAMRKNNEIPAVLYGGEKVSHFTITKDSVRNLVYSPEIFVVELAIDGKKTMAIVKDIQFQPVTDAILHMDFLEVSDNKPVVMEVPVVLEGHAEGVKAGGKLNLQMRKLKVKALYTAIPEKLFINVDHLGLGKTMQVGALHFEGLELMNAKNAVVCAVQLTRAARGAQAKA, from the coding sequence ATGAAGACATTTCAATTAGAAGGAAAGTCAAGAGAAGTAGCCGCTACTTCTGCAGACCAGAAGAGAGCTTTGAAGGCTATGCGTAAAAACAACGAAATTCCTGCTGTACTGTACGGCGGCGAAAAAGTATCTCATTTCACTATCACGAAAGACAGCGTCCGTAACTTGGTTTACAGCCCTGAAATCTTTGTTGTAGAATTGGCTATCGACGGCAAGAAGACAATGGCTATCGTTAAAGATATCCAGTTCCAACCTGTAACCGACGCTATCCTGCACATGGACTTTTTGGAAGTATCAGATAACAAGCCGGTAGTAATGGAAGTTCCGGTTGTTCTGGAAGGTCACGCCGAAGGTGTTAAAGCCGGTGGTAAATTGAACTTGCAGATGAGAAAGCTGAAAGTAAAAGCCCTTTACACAGCAATTCCTGAGAAATTGTTTATCAATGTCGATCACCTGGGATTAGGCAAGACTATGCAGGTTGGCGCATTACACTTCGAAGGTCTTGAACTGATGAACGCTAAGAACGCTGTTGTTTGCGCCGTTCAGTTGACTCGTGCCGCTCGTGGTGCTCAGGCTAAGGCATAA
- a CDS encoding M28 family metallopeptidase, translated as MKRALLIWAAMACMAVHSVPAQDATVNKIIEIGQTDNQVMDHLDILTNRIGGRVIGSNAYDNAVDWVSSKFKEWGLEVELQEAGTLPVGFNRGPWFGKLLGENGMELHFVTPSYTAGTKGVQRGHVLQEPLTQSEFDRIKGQLKGAWVLINGKNVGWPVDRSAKGDSIRATIIAENNETAQKNYQIMEDNWRNNTDNPLLPLKEDVPALFYKQMCEAGVLGFIQSATVPLRALYDRTIMNDPTFTFDNLPDVCDIKLDEHQYATIKQMVKERRTFFLEFDIRNHFRMGPVKYYNVIGKIKGTQYPDEYVMASGHLDAFDVATGGVDCGSGITPVMEAARMIMKSGAKPKRTMLFCAFAGEEFGLLGSTAWVKANKDKLDKISNLFNRDGGPTPPVGLNVPKAMYQDFVKICAPVKKIRLDYPFEVKEAGPFTKPAKPAGTDASVFAVEAVPAIAFNEKDIKGYNFNYGEIWHTERDTYSKSIPEYQEHAATVIAIVTLGVANLDHLLSREGLYK; from the coding sequence ATGAAACGAGCTTTACTTATCTGGGCAGCGATGGCTTGCATGGCTGTTCATTCGGTTCCGGCACAGGACGCTACGGTAAATAAAATCATCGAAATCGGTCAAACGGATAATCAGGTGATGGATCATTTAGATATACTCACCAACCGCATCGGCGGCCGCGTGATCGGCTCGAACGCATACGACAATGCAGTCGATTGGGTGTCTTCCAAGTTTAAGGAATGGGGATTGGAAGTTGAACTGCAAGAGGCCGGTACGCTACCGGTCGGCTTCAACCGGGGGCCGTGGTTCGGCAAGCTATTAGGAGAGAACGGGATGGAACTACACTTCGTCACTCCCTCCTACACTGCCGGGACAAAGGGGGTTCAACGTGGACACGTCTTACAAGAACCGCTTACCCAAAGCGAATTCGACCGTATAAAAGGACAACTCAAAGGGGCTTGGGTGCTGATTAACGGAAAGAATGTCGGCTGGCCGGTCGACCGTTCCGCTAAAGGCGATTCCATACGCGCCACCATCATTGCCGAAAACAATGAAACGGCCCAAAAGAACTACCAGATCATGGAGGATAACTGGCGCAACAATACCGACAACCCGCTGCTGCCATTGAAAGAGGATGTCCCGGCCTTGTTCTACAAACAGATGTGCGAAGCCGGTGTATTAGGCTTTATCCAGTCGGCGACAGTTCCGCTCAGAGCGCTCTATGACAGGACAATCATGAACGACCCGACTTTCACCTTCGACAATCTGCCGGACGTCTGCGACATCAAGTTGGACGAGCACCAATATGCGACCATCAAGCAGATGGTAAAGGAACGCCGTACCTTCTTCCTTGAATTCGATATCCGCAACCATTTCCGTATGGGGCCGGTGAAATACTATAATGTGATCGGTAAAATCAAAGGCACCCAATACCCGGACGAGTATGTGATGGCAAGCGGCCATCTGGATGCGTTCGACGTGGCGACGGGTGGTGTGGACTGCGGTTCCGGCATCACTCCGGTGATGGAAGCGGCCCGCATGATCATGAAATCCGGTGCGAAGCCTAAACGGACGATGTTATTCTGTGCTTTTGCTGGCGAAGAATTCGGATTGTTAGGTTCTACAGCCTGGGTGAAAGCCAATAAAGATAAGTTAGATAAAATCTCCAACTTGTTCAACCGCGACGGAGGCCCGACACCTCCCGTCGGACTCAATGTTCCGAAAGCGATGTATCAGGACTTCGTGAAGATATGCGCGCCCGTCAAGAAGATCCGCCTCGACTATCCGTTCGAAGTGAAAGAAGCCGGCCCGTTCACTAAACCTGCCAAACCTGCCGGTACGGATGCATCCGTTTTTGCTGTCGAAGCAGTCCCGGCCATCGCCTTCAACGAAAAGGACATCAAAGGATACAACTTCAACTACGGTGAGATCTGGCACACCGAACGCGACACTTACAGCAAAAGCATCCCGGAATATCAGGAGCATGCCGCCACCGTAATCGCGATCGTGACGTTAGGAGTGGCCAACCTGGATCATTTGCTGTCGAGGGAAGGCTTGTACAAATAG
- a CDS encoding RNA-binding S4 domain-containing protein → MNEVRIDKWMWATRIFKTRTIAAEACKKNRVMINGVNVKPSRMIKVGEVIQVRKPPITFSFKVLDLTERRMGAKLVPDYLENVTTPDQYEILEMNRISGFVDRARGLGRPTKKDRRELEQFTDPGMMNDGFDFEFDFEDPEDED, encoded by the coding sequence ATGAACGAAGTCCGTATAGACAAATGGATGTGGGCCACCCGCATATTCAAGACACGTACCATAGCAGCCGAGGCTTGCAAGAAAAACAGGGTGATGATAAACGGAGTCAATGTAAAACCTTCCCGTATGATCAAAGTCGGAGAAGTGATTCAGGTACGCAAGCCACCTATCACCTTTTCCTTCAAGGTACTCGATTTAACAGAACGTCGTATGGGAGCAAAACTGGTACCCGATTATCTGGAAAACGTCACAACTCCCGACCAATACGAAATATTGGAAATGAACCGCATATCCGGATTCGTAGACCGTGCACGTGGTTTAGGCCGTCCGACCAAAAAAGACCGTCGCGAACTGGAACAGTTTACCGATCCAGGGATGATGAACGATGGATTCGATTTCGAGTTTGACTTCGAGGACCCGGAAGACGAAGACTAA
- a CDS encoding ABC-F family ATP-binding cassette domain-containing protein, whose product MITVNNLDVQFGKRILFQDVNMKFTPGNCYGIIGANGAGKSTFLRVISKQLDPTRGTVSLGPGERLSVLSQDHFAFDEYTVMDTVLMGHTTLWEVMSEKNALYAKPDFSDADGIRVSELEEKFAEMEGWNAESDAAALLSGLGITEEFHYTLMKDMSGKQKVRVLLARALFGQPDNLLLDEPTNDLDLETVMWLENYLANFEHTVLVVSHDRHFLDSVCTHTVDIDFGKLQMFAGNYSFWYESSQLALRQQQNQNKKAEEKKKELEEFIRRFSANVAKSKQTTSRKKMLEKLNIEEIKPSSRRYPGILFTPNREPGNQILEVKGLTKSIDGKVLFQDLNFNVEKDDKIVFISHDPRAMTALFQIINGEEKADAGTYQWGQTITTTYLPLDNSKYFNSDYNLIDWLSQFSPDTNEVFLKGFLGRMLFSGEELLKKVGVLSGGEKMRCMISRMMLTDANCIILDTPTNHLDLESIQAFNNTLQSFKGNVLFSSHDHEFIQTVANRIIELTPNGIIDRIMEYDDYITDPKVAELREKLYK is encoded by the coding sequence ATGATAACGGTTAACAATCTGGACGTACAGTTCGGAAAACGTATCCTGTTCCAGGATGTCAATATGAAGTTTACACCGGGCAATTGCTACGGTATCATCGGAGCTAATGGCGCCGGCAAATCAACATTCCTCCGTGTTATCAGCAAGCAGCTGGACCCTACACGAGGAACGGTATCTTTAGGACCGGGTGAACGTCTTTCCGTATTGAGCCAGGACCACTTCGCATTCGACGAATATACCGTAATGGACACGGTGTTGATGGGACACACCACCCTTTGGGAGGTGATGAGCGAGAAAAACGCCTTGTATGCAAAGCCTGATTTCAGCGATGCCGACGGTATCCGCGTATCGGAACTGGAAGAAAAATTCGCCGAAATGGAAGGCTGGAATGCCGAAAGCGATGCGGCTGCCCTATTGAGTGGCTTGGGTATCACGGAAGAATTCCACTACACGCTGATGAAGGACATGAGCGGTAAGCAAAAAGTACGTGTCCTGCTGGCACGCGCCCTCTTCGGACAACCCGACAACCTGTTGCTGGACGAGCCTACCAACGACCTCGACCTTGAAACCGTTATGTGGCTTGAAAACTATCTGGCAAACTTCGAGCACACAGTGTTGGTTGTCAGCCACGACCGCCACTTCCTCGACTCTGTTTGTACCCATACGGTAGATATCGACTTCGGCAAACTGCAAATGTTCGCCGGAAACTACAGCTTCTGGTACGAATCCAGCCAGTTAGCACTTCGCCAGCAGCAGAACCAGAATAAGAAAGCGGAAGAGAAGAAGAAAGAATTGGAAGAGTTCATCCGTCGTTTCAGTGCCAACGTAGCGAAGTCCAAACAGACGACCAGTCGCAAAAAGATGTTGGAGAAACTAAACATCGAAGAAATCAAGCCGTCTTCACGACGCTATCCGGGTATCCTGTTCACGCCCAACCGCGAACCGGGCAACCAGATATTGGAAGTAAAGGGGCTGACAAAGTCCATCGACGGCAAAGTCCTGTTCCAGGATTTGAACTTCAATGTGGAAAAAGACGACAAGATCGTATTCATCAGTCACGACCCGCGTGCGATGACCGCCCTTTTCCAGATCATCAACGGAGAAGAAAAGGCCGATGCCGGAACGTATCAGTGGGGACAAACCATCACGACGACCTATCTGCCACTCGACAACTCCAAATATTTCAATTCGGATTACAACCTGATCGATTGGCTGAGTCAGTTCTCACCCGACACCAACGAAGTCTTCCTGAAAGGCTTCCTCGGACGTATGCTGTTTTCCGGCGAAGAGCTGTTGAAAAAAGTAGGGGTACTTTCCGGAGGTGAAAAGATGCGTTGTATGATCTCCCGCATGATGTTGACAGATGCCAACTGCATCATCCTCGACACGCCGACCAACCACCTGGACTTGGAATCCATCCAGGCATTCAACAACACGTTACAGTCATTCAAAGGAAACGTCTTGTTCTCCAGCCATGACCACGAGTTCATTCAAACGGTTGCCAACCGCATCATCGAGCTGACTCCGAATGGTATCATCGATCGTATAATGGAATACGACGATTATATTACTGATCCGAAGGTTGCCGAGCTGAGAGAAAAGCTTTATAAATAA
- a CDS encoding PG0541 family transporter-associated protein, giving the protein MKAIFVSFNQAYYEMILNAMDRNNIRGFTYWDEVQGRGSKTGEPHYGSHAWPTLNSAILAMVDDEKVDHFLEILHQMDQKTEAQGLRAFVWNIEKTI; this is encoded by the coding sequence ATGAAAGCTATATTTGTATCATTTAATCAAGCATATTACGAAATGATCCTGAATGCGATGGACCGGAACAACATCCGGGGCTTCACATACTGGGACGAAGTACAAGGACGTGGAAGTAAGACCGGCGAGCCGCACTATGGGAGTCACGCTTGGCCGACACTGAATTCGGCAATCCTGGCAATGGTCGATGACGAAAAAGTCGACCATTTCCTGGAGATACTTCATCAGATGGATCAGAAGACGGAAGCACAAGGGTTACGTGCTTTCGTCTGGAACATCGAAAAAACAATTTAA